The window AGGTTTCGCCGCAAATATTTCGCGCCGCAAAAACGCCGGTGAGCATCGAGTGATCCTGATTGTTGTAGCGATGCAACCCGTTTCTGCCGATGGTTTGCAGATTTTCAAACGTCGCCAGATAATTTTGGATCGTCGCCAGGCTATCGTGATAATGCTGGTCATACACCGGATACGCTTTTTTCATGCGCACCACCGTTCCGTCGACCACCTCATCGGGATTGATCAGCCCGAGTTTGGCGCATTCACGAATGCCAAGATCGATCAGTTGCTGCTCCGGCCAGCGCCATTCGTCATCTTTTTCCCACAAAAAATATTCCAGACCCAGTGCGGTTTGGCGGGTGTCCGGCACCATTTCCGGGCTCCAGTTTTTGTAATTCTGGATGCGCCCGAGCTTCACGTCCGGGCTGTGAATGTAAATCCAGTTATCGGGAAAAATATCGGCGCGATCGACAATCAGCACCACGGTCAGGTAATCGCGATAACGCAACCGCTGCGCCGCGTCCAGCACCGGTTGCGGCGGTTTTGGCGACAGCGAGAAAATCAACTCGCGCAACGGCATTGATGAGATAAATGAATCGCCGCTAAATGCAAACGTTTCGTCGCGGGAATTGCGGGTGCGAACCGTGTGCACGCGATTGGCTTCGTGCTCGACAGTCGTCACAAAATGATCGTGCAATGTCGGCACGCCGTTGTCGCAGAGCTGCTGTTCGCAGCGTTCCCACATCATGCCCGGACCGAGTCGCGGATAGTGAAATTTCTCGATCAGCGTGGTGATAATTTCGCCGTTTTCCGTTTTTCCGGCGGAAAACAGGGCGTTGCGTAACGCCTCTTTCAGCGACAGATTTTTGATGCGTTGGGCTGCCCAATCCGCGGAAATCTCGCCGCAGGGAATGCCCCAGACCTTTTCTGTGTAGGTTTTGAAAAAGATGCGATAGAGCCGTTTCCCGAAGCGATTGGACACCCAATCTTCAAAGGTGGCTTCCGGCTGATTGGGAAAGAGCTGCGATTTGAGATAGCTGAGCATCACCCGGACAGCTTCGGTTGCGCCCAATCCGCTGAGCGCGTTGAACGCCTTGAGCGGATAATCGAAAAAATGCCCGCGATAATAGATGCGCGAAAGGCGCGGCCGCTCGATGAAATCGTCACCGAGAATTTCCCGCCAGATGTAGTTGACATATTCCGATTTTGAGAAAAAGCGGTGTCCGCCGATATCGAACCGGAAACCGCGATAATTCACCGTTTGGGAAATACCGCCAACCGTGTCCGATGCTTCCAGAATCAGCGCCGGCCTGCCTCGTTTATGCAGCTCGTACGCGGCAG of the Calditrichia bacterium genome contains:
- a CDS encoding NAD(P)/FAD-dependent oxidoreductase → MHFPPKNKHQTIIIGAGPAGLTAAYELHKRGRPALILEASDTVGGISQTVNYRGFRFDIGGHRFFSKSEYVNYIWREILGDDFIERPRLSRIYYRGHFFDYPLKAFNALSGLGATEAVRVMLSYLKSQLFPNQPEATFEDWVSNRFGKRLYRIFFKTYTEKVWGIPCGEISADWAAQRIKNLSLKEALRNALFSAGKTENGEIITTLIEKFHYPRLGPGMMWERCEQQLCDNGVPTLHDHFVTTVEHEANRVHTVRTRNSRDETFAFSGDSFISSMPLRELIFSLSPKPPQPVLDAAQRLRYRDYLTVVLIVDRADIFPDNWIYIHSPDVKLGRIQNYKNWSPEMVPDTRQTALGLEYFLWEKDDEWRWPEQQLIDLGIRECAKLGLINPDEVVDGTVVRMKKAYPVYDQHYHDSLATIQNYLATFENLQTIGRNGLHRYNNQDHSMLTGVFAARNICGETYDVWAVNVEKEYHEDGEHESTASGERLTPKRLEPAGRTEHSFDEVIDEFFARLDPVALGVAVGIVCGSGLFLLTVLTVLNGHSQIAPKLSLLGNYFWGFETSWIGAIVGLCEASIGGFLFGNAIAKLRNWAASTFAGFLRNRTELQENRDILDKFQ